The following are encoded in a window of Panicum virgatum strain AP13 chromosome 5N, P.virgatum_v5, whole genome shotgun sequence genomic DNA:
- the LOC120672930 gene encoding protein NRT1/ PTR FAMILY 8.1-like, with the protein MGEVADMYTQDGTVDMKGNPAVKKGTGNWRACPYILANECCERLAYYGMSTNLVNYMKTRLGQGNSVAANNVTNWSGTCYITPLIGAFLADAYMGRYWTIASFMIIYIIGLALLTMASSVKGLVPSCDSSGTCHPTESQSAAVFVALYLIALGTGGIKPCVSSFGADQFDENDEREQKSKSSFFNWFYFSINIGALVASTVLVYVQTHVGWGWGFGIPAVVMAIAVVSFIIGTPLYRHQRPGGSPITRIAQVLVASARKWSVAVPADKAQLHETLDKESGIEGSRKLEHTDQFSCLDKAAVVTAKDGAAVSPWRLCTVTQVEELKSVVRLLPIWATGIVFATVYGQMSTMFVLQGNTLDQRMGPRFSIPSATLSMVDTISVIIWVPIYDRAIVPFVRSVTGRPRGFTQLQRMGIGLVISIFSMVAAGVLDVVRLRAVARHGLYGDKDTVPISIFWQIPQYFIIGCAEVFTFVGQLEFFYDQAPDAMRSLCSALSLTTVALGNYLSTVLVTIVTRITTTHGRLGWIPDNLNRGHLDYFFWLLAVLSLLNFLVYLVIAKWYKYKKTAEYPDAKGGEHN; encoded by the exons ATGGGAGAGGTTGCAGACATGTACACCCAAGACGGGACCGTCGACATGAAGGGGAACCCCGCCGTGAAGAAGGGCACCGGCAACTGGCGCGCCTGCCCTTACATCCTCG CGAATGAGTGCTGCGAGAGGCTGGCGTACTATGGCATGAGCACCAACCTGGTGAACTACATGAAGACCCGCCTCGGCCAGGGGAACTCTGTCGCCGCCAACAATGTCACCAACTGGAGCGGAACGTGCTACATCACGCCACTCATCGGCGCATTCTTGGCTGACGCCTACATGGGGAGATACTGGACCATCGCCAGCTTCATGATCATCTACATCATT GGCCTGGCGCTGCTGACGATGGCGTCGTCGGTGAAGGGGCTGGTGCCGTCGTGCGACAGCAGCGGGACGTGCCACCCGACGGAGTCGCAGTCGGCGGCAGTGTTCGTGGCGCTGTACCTGATCGCGCTGGGCACGGGCGGGATCAAGCCCTGCGTGTCGTCCTTTGGCGCCGACCAGTTCGACGAGAACGACGAGCGGGAGCAGAAGAGCAAGAGCTCCTTCTTCAACTGGTTCTACTTCTCCATCAACATCGGCGCGCTGGTGGCGTCGACGGTGCTGGTGTACGTGCAGACGCACGTCGGCTGGGGCTGGGGCTTCGGCATCCCCGCCGTGGTGATGGCCATCGCCGTCGTCAGCTTCATCATCGGCACGCCGCTGTACCGGCACCAGCGCCCCGGGGGCAGCCCGATCACGCGCATCGCGCAGGTGCTCGTCGCGTCCGCGCGCAAGTGGAGCGTGGCCGTGCCCGCCGACAAGGCGCAGCTGCACGAGACGCTGGACAAGGAGTCCGGCATCGAGGGCAGCCGCAAGCTAGAGCACACGGACCAGTTCAGCTGCCTCGACAAGGCGGCCGTCGTGACGGCCAAGGACGGGGCGGCGGTGAGCCCGTGGCGGCTGTGCACGGTGACGCAGGTGGAGGAGCTCAAGAGCGTGGTGCGGCTGCTGCCCATCTGGGCGACCGGGATCGTGTTCGCGACGGTGTACGGGCAGATGAGCACCATGTTCGTGCTGCAGGGCAACACGCTGGACCAGCGCATGGGCCCCAGGTTCAGCATCCCCTCGGCGACGCTGTCCATGGTGGACACCATCAGCGTCATCATCTGGGTGCCCATCTACGACCGCGCCATCGTGCCCTTCGTGCGGTCCGTGACGGGGCGCCCGCGCGGGTTCACGCAGCTGCAGCGCATGGGCATCGGCCTCGTgatctccatcttctccatggtggcggcgggcgtGCTCGACGTGGTGCGGCTGCGCGCCGTGGCGCGGCACGGCCTGTATGGCGACAAGGACACGGTGCCCATCTCCATCTTCTGGCAGATCCCGCAGTACTTCATCATCGGGTGCGCGGAGGTGTTCACCTTCGTGGGGCAGCTGGAGTTCTTCTACGACCAGGCGCCCGACGCCATGAGGAGCCTGTGCTCGGCGCTGTCGCTCACCACCGTGGCGCTGGGCAACTACCTGAGCACGGTGCTGGTGACCATCGTGACGCGCATCACCACCACGCACGGCAGGCTCGGGTGGATCCCGGACAACCTCAACCGCGGCCACCTCGACTACTTCTTCTGGCTGCTCGCCGTGCTCAGCCTCCTCAACTTCCTCGTCTACCTGGTCATCGCCAAGTGGTACAAGTACAAGAAGACGGCGGAATACCCGGACGCCAAAGGCGGGGAGCACAACTGA